A window of the Numida meleagris isolate 19003 breed g44 Domestic line unplaced genomic scaffold, NumMel1.0 unplaced_Scaffold403, whole genome shotgun sequence genome harbors these coding sequences:
- the LOC110391547 gene encoding V-set and transmembrane domain-containing protein 1-like isoform X6 has translation MAPMVLALILVPRPSLSLHPSQGVSLGDNVTLRCHVSQTAARVWLYKDGRLTSEKDIDKEQDTAEFSLVGIKQEDAVKYWCQYQILEPLWTSNMSDPVELRVTDPRYPPPHIFLRADEPVEEGMNVTIQCQNQNYGGIIFLHKVGHSAPIQHQEPNGGGTANFTLVGVTPADAGTYRCSFRAGGCCLLFSPLGNNVTLEVTMTHAPSGTPKHPDLTGDTRGPQWNPVTAVAGGCAAAILFILLLVVSFLLIARRQQIQRDESPGASPRSPDAVQFQVSVWVPPGDCEGLTYAELRAVTPSTCTPSPSAAPESPIIYAEVGTGRPC, from the exons ATGGCACCAATGGTGCtggccctcatcctgg TGCCCCGACCCTCCCTGTCactgcaccccagccagggggtgtccctgggggaCAATGTCACCCTGCGCTGCCACGTGTCCCAGACGGCTGCCCGGGTCTGGCTGTACAAGGATGGACGTTTGACGTCTGAGAAGGACATAGACAAGGAGCAGGATACAGCTGAGTTCTCCTTGGTTGGCATAAAGCAGGAAGATGCAGTGAAGTATTGGTGTCAATACCAGATACTGGAGCCACTGTGGACATCGAATATGAGTGACCCCGTGGAGCTGAGGGTGACAG ATCCAAGATACCCCCCTCCCCACATTTTCCTGAGAGCTGATGAACCCGTGGAGGAGGGGATGAATGTGACCATCCAGTGCCAGAACCAGAATTATGGGGGCATTATCTTCCTGCACAAGGTCGGGCACTCAGCCCCTATCCAGCACCAGGAGCCCAATGGTGGGGGCACGGCCAACTTCACCCTTGTTGGAGTGACCCCAGCTGACGCAGGCACCTATAGGTGCTCCTTCCGCgctgggggctgctgccttctgttctCACCCCTTGGGAACAATGTAACGCTAGAGGTGACAATGACTCACGCACCCTCAG GAACACCCAAACACCCGGACCTCACAGGTGACACTCGGGGACCCCAATGGAACCCGGTAACAGCAGTAGcagggggctgtgctgctgccatcctcttcatcctcctcctcgtTGTCTCCTTTCTCCTCATTGCCCGcagacaacagatacaaagagatgAGAGCCCAG GTGCCTCACCCAGAAGCCCCGATGCCGTGCAGTTCCAGGTCAGTGTCTGG gtgCCCCCCGGTGACTGCGAGGGTCTGACCTACGCCGAGCTGCGAGCTGTGACCCCCAGCAcctgcacccccagcccctctgccgCCCCTGAATCCCCCATTATCTATGCTGAGGTGGGCACTGGGCGACCCTGCTGA
- the LOC110391547 gene encoding V-set and transmembrane domain-containing protein 1-like isoform X5, with protein MAPMVLALILGWCLVAANRAQQLPRPSLSLHPSQGVSLGDNVTLRCHVSQTAARVWLYKDGRLTSEKDIDKEQDTAEFSLVGIKQEDAVKYWCQYQILEPLWTSNMSDPVELRVTDPRYPPPHIFLRADEPVEEGMNVTIQCQNQNYGGIIFLHKVGHSAPIQHQEPNGGGTANFTLVGVTPADAGTYRCSFRAGGCCLLFSPLGNNVTLEVTMTHAPSGDTRGPQWNPVTAVAGGCAAAILFILLLVVSFLLIARRQQIQRDESPGASPRSPDAVQFQVSVWVPPGDCEGLTYAELRAVTPSTCTPSPSAAPESPIIYAEVGTGRPC; from the exons ATGGCACCAATGGTGCtggccctcatcctgg gttggtgtctggtggcagccaacagagctcagcagc TGCCCCGACCCTCCCTGTCactgcaccccagccagggggtgtccctgggggaCAATGTCACCCTGCGCTGCCACGTGTCCCAGACGGCTGCCCGGGTCTGGCTGTACAAGGATGGACGTTTGACGTCTGAGAAGGACATAGACAAGGAGCAGGATACAGCTGAGTTCTCCTTGGTTGGCATAAAGCAGGAAGATGCAGTGAAGTATTGGTGTCAATACCAGATACTGGAGCCACTGTGGACATCGAATATGAGTGACCCCGTGGAGCTGAGGGTGACAG ATCCAAGATACCCCCCTCCCCACATTTTCCTGAGAGCTGATGAACCCGTGGAGGAGGGGATGAATGTGACCATCCAGTGCCAGAACCAGAATTATGGGGGCATTATCTTCCTGCACAAGGTCGGGCACTCAGCCCCTATCCAGCACCAGGAGCCCAATGGTGGGGGCACGGCCAACTTCACCCTTGTTGGAGTGACCCCAGCTGACGCAGGCACCTATAGGTGCTCCTTCCGCgctgggggctgctgccttctgttctCACCCCTTGGGAACAATGTAACGCTAGAGGTGACAATGACTCACGCACCCTCAG GTGACACTCGGGGACCCCAATGGAACCCGGTAACAGCAGTAGcagggggctgtgctgctgccatcctcttcatcctcctcctcgtTGTCTCCTTTCTCCTCATTGCCCGcagacaacagatacaaagagatgAGAGCCCAG GTGCCTCACCCAGAAGCCCCGATGCCGTGCAGTTCCAGGTCAGTGTCTGG gtgCCCCCCGGTGACTGCGAGGGTCTGACCTACGCCGAGCTGCGAGCTGTGACCCCCAGCAcctgcacccccagcccctctgccgCCCCTGAATCCCCCATTATCTATGCTGAGGTGGGCACTGGGCGACCCTGCTGA
- the LOC110391547 gene encoding platelet glycoprotein VI-like isoform X7, protein MAPMVLALILGWCLVAANRAQQLPRPSLSLHPSQGVSLGDNVTLRCHVSQTAARVWLYKDGRLTSEKDIDKEQDTAEFSLVGIKQEDAVKYWCQYQILEPLWTSNMSDPVELRVTDPRYPPPHIFLRADEPVEEGMNVTIQCQNQNYGGIIFLHKVGHSAPIQHQEPNGGGTANFTLVGVTPADAGTYRCSFRAGGCCLLFSPLGNNVTLEVTMTHAPSGDTRGPQWNPVTAVAGGCAAAILFILLLVVSFLLIARRQQIQRDESPGASPRSPDAVQFQVPPGDCEGLTYAELRAVTPSTCTPSPSAAPESPIIYAEVGTGRPC, encoded by the exons ATGGCACCAATGGTGCtggccctcatcctgg gttggtgtctggtggcagccaacagagctcagcagc TGCCCCGACCCTCCCTGTCactgcaccccagccagggggtgtccctgggggaCAATGTCACCCTGCGCTGCCACGTGTCCCAGACGGCTGCCCGGGTCTGGCTGTACAAGGATGGACGTTTGACGTCTGAGAAGGACATAGACAAGGAGCAGGATACAGCTGAGTTCTCCTTGGTTGGCATAAAGCAGGAAGATGCAGTGAAGTATTGGTGTCAATACCAGATACTGGAGCCACTGTGGACATCGAATATGAGTGACCCCGTGGAGCTGAGGGTGACAG ATCCAAGATACCCCCCTCCCCACATTTTCCTGAGAGCTGATGAACCCGTGGAGGAGGGGATGAATGTGACCATCCAGTGCCAGAACCAGAATTATGGGGGCATTATCTTCCTGCACAAGGTCGGGCACTCAGCCCCTATCCAGCACCAGGAGCCCAATGGTGGGGGCACGGCCAACTTCACCCTTGTTGGAGTGACCCCAGCTGACGCAGGCACCTATAGGTGCTCCTTCCGCgctgggggctgctgccttctgttctCACCCCTTGGGAACAATGTAACGCTAGAGGTGACAATGACTCACGCACCCTCAG GTGACACTCGGGGACCCCAATGGAACCCGGTAACAGCAGTAGcagggggctgtgctgctgccatcctcttcatcctcctcctcgtTGTCTCCTTTCTCCTCATTGCCCGcagacaacagatacaaagagatgAGAGCCCAG GTGCCTCACCCAGAAGCCCCGATGCCGTGCAGTTCCAG gtgCCCCCCGGTGACTGCGAGGGTCTGACCTACGCCGAGCTGCGAGCTGTGACCCCCAGCAcctgcacccccagcccctctgccgCCCCTGAATCCCCCATTATCTATGCTGAGGTGGGCACTGGGCGACCCTGCTGA
- the LOC110391547 gene encoding V-set and transmembrane domain-containing protein 1-like isoform X3 — translation MAPMVLALILGWCLVAANRAQQLPRPSLSLHPSQGVSLGDNVTLRCHVSQTAARVWLYKDGRLTSEKDIDKEQDTAEFSLVGIKQEDAVKYWCQYQILEPLWTSNMSDPVELRVTDPRYPPPHIFLRADEPVEEGMNVTIQCQNQNYGGIIFLHKVGHSAPIQHQEPNGGGTANFTLVGVTPADAGTYRCSFRAGGCCLLFSPLGNNVTLEVTMTHAPSGTPKHPDLTGDTRGPQWNPVTAVAGGCAAAILFILLLVVSFLLIARRQQIQRDESPGASPRSPDAVQFQVSVWVPPGDCEGLTYAELRAVTPSTCTPSPSAAPESPIIYAEVGTGRPC, via the exons ATGGCACCAATGGTGCtggccctcatcctgg gttggtgtctggtggcagccaacagagctcagcagc TGCCCCGACCCTCCCTGTCactgcaccccagccagggggtgtccctgggggaCAATGTCACCCTGCGCTGCCACGTGTCCCAGACGGCTGCCCGGGTCTGGCTGTACAAGGATGGACGTTTGACGTCTGAGAAGGACATAGACAAGGAGCAGGATACAGCTGAGTTCTCCTTGGTTGGCATAAAGCAGGAAGATGCAGTGAAGTATTGGTGTCAATACCAGATACTGGAGCCACTGTGGACATCGAATATGAGTGACCCCGTGGAGCTGAGGGTGACAG ATCCAAGATACCCCCCTCCCCACATTTTCCTGAGAGCTGATGAACCCGTGGAGGAGGGGATGAATGTGACCATCCAGTGCCAGAACCAGAATTATGGGGGCATTATCTTCCTGCACAAGGTCGGGCACTCAGCCCCTATCCAGCACCAGGAGCCCAATGGTGGGGGCACGGCCAACTTCACCCTTGTTGGAGTGACCCCAGCTGACGCAGGCACCTATAGGTGCTCCTTCCGCgctgggggctgctgccttctgttctCACCCCTTGGGAACAATGTAACGCTAGAGGTGACAATGACTCACGCACCCTCAG GAACACCCAAACACCCGGACCTCACAGGTGACACTCGGGGACCCCAATGGAACCCGGTAACAGCAGTAGcagggggctgtgctgctgccatcctcttcatcctcctcctcgtTGTCTCCTTTCTCCTCATTGCCCGcagacaacagatacaaagagatgAGAGCCCAG GTGCCTCACCCAGAAGCCCCGATGCCGTGCAGTTCCAGGTCAGTGTCTGG gtgCCCCCCGGTGACTGCGAGGGTCTGACCTACGCCGAGCTGCGAGCTGTGACCCCCAGCAcctgcacccccagcccctctgccgCCCCTGAATCCCCCATTATCTATGCTGAGGTGGGCACTGGGCGACCCTGCTGA
- the LOC110391547 gene encoding V-set and transmembrane domain-containing protein 1-like isoform X4 — protein sequence MVPWGLVALCETRTMFLAGWCLVAANRAQQLPRPSLSLHPSQGVSLGDNVTLRCHVSQTAARVWLYKDGRLTSEKDIDKEQDTAEFSLVGIKQEDAVKYWCQYQILEPLWTSNMSDPVELRVTDPRYPPPHIFLRADEPVEEGMNVTIQCQNQNYGGIIFLHKVGHSAPIQHQEPNGGGTANFTLVGVTPADAGTYRCSFRAGGCCLLFSPLGNNVTLEVTMTHAPSGDTRGPQWNPVTAVAGGCAAAILFILLLVVSFLLIARRQQIQRDESPGASPRSPDAVQFQVSVWVPPGDCEGLTYAELRAVTPSTCTPSPSAAPESPIIYAEVGTGRPC from the exons atggtgcCATgggggttggtggccctgtgtgAGACCAGGACCATGTtccttgcaggttggtgtctggtggcagccaacagagctcagcagc TGCCCCGACCCTCCCTGTCactgcaccccagccagggggtgtccctgggggaCAATGTCACCCTGCGCTGCCACGTGTCCCAGACGGCTGCCCGGGTCTGGCTGTACAAGGATGGACGTTTGACGTCTGAGAAGGACATAGACAAGGAGCAGGATACAGCTGAGTTCTCCTTGGTTGGCATAAAGCAGGAAGATGCAGTGAAGTATTGGTGTCAATACCAGATACTGGAGCCACTGTGGACATCGAATATGAGTGACCCCGTGGAGCTGAGGGTGACAG ATCCAAGATACCCCCCTCCCCACATTTTCCTGAGAGCTGATGAACCCGTGGAGGAGGGGATGAATGTGACCATCCAGTGCCAGAACCAGAATTATGGGGGCATTATCTTCCTGCACAAGGTCGGGCACTCAGCCCCTATCCAGCACCAGGAGCCCAATGGTGGGGGCACGGCCAACTTCACCCTTGTTGGAGTGACCCCAGCTGACGCAGGCACCTATAGGTGCTCCTTCCGCgctgggggctgctgccttctgttctCACCCCTTGGGAACAATGTAACGCTAGAGGTGACAATGACTCACGCACCCTCAG GTGACACTCGGGGACCCCAATGGAACCCGGTAACAGCAGTAGcagggggctgtgctgctgccatcctcttcatcctcctcctcgtTGTCTCCTTTCTCCTCATTGCCCGcagacaacagatacaaagagatgAGAGCCCAG GTGCCTCACCCAGAAGCCCCGATGCCGTGCAGTTCCAGGTCAGTGTCTGG gtgCCCCCCGGTGACTGCGAGGGTCTGACCTACGCCGAGCTGCGAGCTGTGACCCCCAGCAcctgcacccccagcccctctgccgCCCCTGAATCCCCCATTATCTATGCTGAGGTGGGCACTGGGCGACCCTGCTGA
- the LOC110391547 gene encoding T-cell-interacting, activating receptor on myeloid cells protein 1-like isoform X2, with translation MVPWGLVALCETRTMFLAGWCLVAANRAQQLPRPSLSLHPSQGVSLGDNVTLRCHVSQTAARVWLYKDGRLTSEKDIDKEQDTAEFSLVGIKQEDAVKYWCQYQILEPLWTSNMSDPVELRVTDPRYPPPHIFLRADEPVEEGMNVTIQCQNQNYGGIIFLHKVGHSAPIQHQEPNGGGTANFTLVGVTPADAGTYRCSFRAGGCCLLFSPLGNNVTLEVTMTHAPSGTPKHPDLTGDTRGPQWNPVTAVAGGCAAAILFILLLVVSFLLIARRQQIQRDESPGASPRSPDAVQFQVPPGDCEGLTYAELRAVTPSTCTPSPSAAPESPIIYAEVGTGRPC, from the exons atggtgcCATgggggttggtggccctgtgtgAGACCAGGACCATGTtccttgcaggttggtgtctggtggcagccaacagagctcagcagc TGCCCCGACCCTCCCTGTCactgcaccccagccagggggtgtccctgggggaCAATGTCACCCTGCGCTGCCACGTGTCCCAGACGGCTGCCCGGGTCTGGCTGTACAAGGATGGACGTTTGACGTCTGAGAAGGACATAGACAAGGAGCAGGATACAGCTGAGTTCTCCTTGGTTGGCATAAAGCAGGAAGATGCAGTGAAGTATTGGTGTCAATACCAGATACTGGAGCCACTGTGGACATCGAATATGAGTGACCCCGTGGAGCTGAGGGTGACAG ATCCAAGATACCCCCCTCCCCACATTTTCCTGAGAGCTGATGAACCCGTGGAGGAGGGGATGAATGTGACCATCCAGTGCCAGAACCAGAATTATGGGGGCATTATCTTCCTGCACAAGGTCGGGCACTCAGCCCCTATCCAGCACCAGGAGCCCAATGGTGGGGGCACGGCCAACTTCACCCTTGTTGGAGTGACCCCAGCTGACGCAGGCACCTATAGGTGCTCCTTCCGCgctgggggctgctgccttctgttctCACCCCTTGGGAACAATGTAACGCTAGAGGTGACAATGACTCACGCACCCTCAG GAACACCCAAACACCCGGACCTCACAGGTGACACTCGGGGACCCCAATGGAACCCGGTAACAGCAGTAGcagggggctgtgctgctgccatcctcttcatcctcctcctcgtTGTCTCCTTTCTCCTCATTGCCCGcagacaacagatacaaagagatgAGAGCCCAG GTGCCTCACCCAGAAGCCCCGATGCCGTGCAGTTCCAG gtgCCCCCCGGTGACTGCGAGGGTCTGACCTACGCCGAGCTGCGAGCTGTGACCCCCAGCAcctgcacccccagcccctctgccgCCCCTGAATCCCCCATTATCTATGCTGAGGTGGGCACTGGGCGACCCTGCTGA
- the LOC110391547 gene encoding T-cell-interacting, activating receptor on myeloid cells protein 1-like isoform X8: MVPWGLVALCETRTMFLAGWCLVAANRAQQLPRPSLSLHPSQGVSLGDNVTLRCHVSQTAARVWLYKDGRLTSEKDIDKEQDTAEFSLVGIKQEDAVKYWCQYQILEPLWTSNMSDPVELRVTDPRYPPPHIFLRADEPVEEGMNVTIQCQNQNYGGIIFLHKVGHSAPIQHQEPNGGGTANFTLVGVTPADAGTYRCSFRAGGCCLLFSPLGNNVTLEVTMTHAPSGASPRSPDAVQFQVSVWVPPGDCEGLTYAELRAVTPSTCTPSPSAAPESPIIYAEVGTGRPC; encoded by the exons atggtgcCATgggggttggtggccctgtgtgAGACCAGGACCATGTtccttgcaggttggtgtctggtggcagccaacagagctcagcagc TGCCCCGACCCTCCCTGTCactgcaccccagccagggggtgtccctgggggaCAATGTCACCCTGCGCTGCCACGTGTCCCAGACGGCTGCCCGGGTCTGGCTGTACAAGGATGGACGTTTGACGTCTGAGAAGGACATAGACAAGGAGCAGGATACAGCTGAGTTCTCCTTGGTTGGCATAAAGCAGGAAGATGCAGTGAAGTATTGGTGTCAATACCAGATACTGGAGCCACTGTGGACATCGAATATGAGTGACCCCGTGGAGCTGAGGGTGACAG ATCCAAGATACCCCCCTCCCCACATTTTCCTGAGAGCTGATGAACCCGTGGAGGAGGGGATGAATGTGACCATCCAGTGCCAGAACCAGAATTATGGGGGCATTATCTTCCTGCACAAGGTCGGGCACTCAGCCCCTATCCAGCACCAGGAGCCCAATGGTGGGGGCACGGCCAACTTCACCCTTGTTGGAGTGACCCCAGCTGACGCAGGCACCTATAGGTGCTCCTTCCGCgctgggggctgctgccttctgttctCACCCCTTGGGAACAATGTAACGCTAGAGGTGACAATGACTCACGCACCCTCAG GTGCCTCACCCAGAAGCCCCGATGCCGTGCAGTTCCAGGTCAGTGTCTGG gtgCCCCCCGGTGACTGCGAGGGTCTGACCTACGCCGAGCTGCGAGCTGTGACCCCCAGCAcctgcacccccagcccctctgccgCCCCTGAATCCCCCATTATCTATGCTGAGGTGGGCACTGGGCGACCCTGCTGA
- the LOC110391547 gene encoding T-cell-interacting, activating receptor on myeloid cells protein 1-like isoform X9, translated as MVPWGLVALCETRTMFLAGWCLVAANRAQQLPRPSLSLHPSQGVSLGDNVTLRCHVSQTAARVWLYKDGRLTSEKDIDKEQDTAEFSLVGIKQEDAVKYWCQYQILEPLWTSNMSDPVELRVTDPRYPPPHIFLRADEPVEEGMNVTIQCQNQNYGGIIFLHKVGHSAPIQHQEPNGGGTANFTLVGVTPADAGTYRCSFRAGGCCLLFSPLGNNVTLEVTMTHAPSGASPRSPDAVQFQVPPGDCEGLTYAELRAVTPSTCTPSPSAAPESPIIYAEVGTGRPC; from the exons atggtgcCATgggggttggtggccctgtgtgAGACCAGGACCATGTtccttgcaggttggtgtctggtggcagccaacagagctcagcagc TGCCCCGACCCTCCCTGTCactgcaccccagccagggggtgtccctgggggaCAATGTCACCCTGCGCTGCCACGTGTCCCAGACGGCTGCCCGGGTCTGGCTGTACAAGGATGGACGTTTGACGTCTGAGAAGGACATAGACAAGGAGCAGGATACAGCTGAGTTCTCCTTGGTTGGCATAAAGCAGGAAGATGCAGTGAAGTATTGGTGTCAATACCAGATACTGGAGCCACTGTGGACATCGAATATGAGTGACCCCGTGGAGCTGAGGGTGACAG ATCCAAGATACCCCCCTCCCCACATTTTCCTGAGAGCTGATGAACCCGTGGAGGAGGGGATGAATGTGACCATCCAGTGCCAGAACCAGAATTATGGGGGCATTATCTTCCTGCACAAGGTCGGGCACTCAGCCCCTATCCAGCACCAGGAGCCCAATGGTGGGGGCACGGCCAACTTCACCCTTGTTGGAGTGACCCCAGCTGACGCAGGCACCTATAGGTGCTCCTTCCGCgctgggggctgctgccttctgttctCACCCCTTGGGAACAATGTAACGCTAGAGGTGACAATGACTCACGCACCCTCAG GTGCCTCACCCAGAAGCCCCGATGCCGTGCAGTTCCAG gtgCCCCCCGGTGACTGCGAGGGTCTGACCTACGCCGAGCTGCGAGCTGTGACCCCCAGCAcctgcacccccagcccctctgccgCCCCTGAATCCCCCATTATCTATGCTGAGGTGGGCACTGGGCGACCCTGCTGA
- the LOC110391547 gene encoding V-set and transmembrane domain-containing protein 1-like isoform X1 codes for MVPWGLVALCETRTMFLAGWCLVAANRAQQLPRPSLSLHPSQGVSLGDNVTLRCHVSQTAARVWLYKDGRLTSEKDIDKEQDTAEFSLVGIKQEDAVKYWCQYQILEPLWTSNMSDPVELRVTDPRYPPPHIFLRADEPVEEGMNVTIQCQNQNYGGIIFLHKVGHSAPIQHQEPNGGGTANFTLVGVTPADAGTYRCSFRAGGCCLLFSPLGNNVTLEVTMTHAPSGTPKHPDLTGDTRGPQWNPVTAVAGGCAAAILFILLLVVSFLLIARRQQIQRDESPGASPRSPDAVQFQVSVWVPPGDCEGLTYAELRAVTPSTCTPSPSAAPESPIIYAEVGTGRPC; via the exons atggtgcCATgggggttggtggccctgtgtgAGACCAGGACCATGTtccttgcaggttggtgtctggtggcagccaacagagctcagcagc TGCCCCGACCCTCCCTGTCactgcaccccagccagggggtgtccctgggggaCAATGTCACCCTGCGCTGCCACGTGTCCCAGACGGCTGCCCGGGTCTGGCTGTACAAGGATGGACGTTTGACGTCTGAGAAGGACATAGACAAGGAGCAGGATACAGCTGAGTTCTCCTTGGTTGGCATAAAGCAGGAAGATGCAGTGAAGTATTGGTGTCAATACCAGATACTGGAGCCACTGTGGACATCGAATATGAGTGACCCCGTGGAGCTGAGGGTGACAG ATCCAAGATACCCCCCTCCCCACATTTTCCTGAGAGCTGATGAACCCGTGGAGGAGGGGATGAATGTGACCATCCAGTGCCAGAACCAGAATTATGGGGGCATTATCTTCCTGCACAAGGTCGGGCACTCAGCCCCTATCCAGCACCAGGAGCCCAATGGTGGGGGCACGGCCAACTTCACCCTTGTTGGAGTGACCCCAGCTGACGCAGGCACCTATAGGTGCTCCTTCCGCgctgggggctgctgccttctgttctCACCCCTTGGGAACAATGTAACGCTAGAGGTGACAATGACTCACGCACCCTCAG GAACACCCAAACACCCGGACCTCACAGGTGACACTCGGGGACCCCAATGGAACCCGGTAACAGCAGTAGcagggggctgtgctgctgccatcctcttcatcctcctcctcgtTGTCTCCTTTCTCCTCATTGCCCGcagacaacagatacaaagagatgAGAGCCCAG GTGCCTCACCCAGAAGCCCCGATGCCGTGCAGTTCCAGGTCAGTGTCTGG gtgCCCCCCGGTGACTGCGAGGGTCTGACCTACGCCGAGCTGCGAGCTGTGACCCCCAGCAcctgcacccccagcccctctgccgCCCCTGAATCCCCCATTATCTATGCTGAGGTGGGCACTGGGCGACCCTGCTGA